In the genome of Aequorivita sp. H23M31, the window ATCTGTAAGATTCTAATAGAAATTTTGCAGAGCTGGGAATTAAAGACAGTAGTTATTATTACCGAAGAGAAGTCTTTAGACCGTTTGAATACGGATTAGGAAATACCTTCACGAACCAAACGATTACTAATCCATATATACCAAAAAGCCCCGCACGATGCAGGGCTTTTTTGTTCTGTTTGGTTCTGCGTTGGTGTTCCACCTAGCGCTTCAGTGCAAAGTGCCCCTTGAACTGGTAGGGGGTGCCGTCCAGCACGTACTCCACGCGGAACCAGTAGTCGCTCGATGGCAGCGGGTTCCCGTTGTAGGTACCGTCCCATCCGGGGCCCAATGGGCTCACCTGCTTGAGCAGCTTCCCGTAGCGGTCGAAGATGTAGATCTTCGCGCTCGGGTCCGCCTGGGCCATCCCGATGATGTTCCAGGTGTCGTGGTAGCCGTCCCCGTTGGGCGTAAAGTACGGCATGTAGTCCAGTACCCCGATGGTGATGGTCACAAGCCCGCAGCCGTTCTTGTCCCGTATGGTTATCGTGTGCGGGCCCGCCGCCACGTTCTCGAAGATGGTCCCGTCCTGGAAGGGGCCGTCGTCAAGCTGGTACTCGTAGATGCCCAGCCCCGTGGCCCAGACCTCGATGCTGTGGCTGTCCGCGAAGGGCAGGGTGGTCACCGATGCGCCGTAGGTGAACGGCGGGGAGGAGAGCACCACCTCCGTGCTCGCCGAGGCATCGCAGCCCGTGGCAAGGGCGGTGACGATCACCGTATAGGTGCCGTCCACCACCGCTACGGTGGAGGGGCCGTCCTCCCCGGGCAGCAGCACCCCGTCCAGCATCCACTCAAAGGAGTAGAGCTCCGGGTCCAGTCCGGTATCGATCACCAGCGCGGGGCCGATCGGGTTGCCGTTGGCGTCCACGCACAGCGTGTACTGCTCCTCCAGTACGATCAGCGGCAGCTCATGCACCTTGAGGATGACCTCGACGATGGCATGGCACTGCGGCTCGTAGAGGTTCTCCTCGTTGGTGACGCGGGCATAGACCACCTGCGGGTTGATGGTGTTCACGAACGGGAACACGATCGGGTCGGTCCCGGCCTCGGCCTCCTCAAGGGTCTCGTAATAGGCCAGTGAGTACACCAGCGGGTCCTGGCCCCCCAGTATCCCGTTGCGCAGGTCCACCACCTTCTGGATGCTGAAGTCCTCAAGGTCGAACTCCGCGAACCCGTCGCTCGGCGGAAGGTTGTCGCATATGGCGAACGGCTCCGCCGGCTCCGTGGCCTCCGCGCCCTCCTGTACGATCAGCTCGAAGTGCTGGAGCCCGCCGATATAGCAGCCGGTAACGCGGTCACGGATGCCCGTATAGATGGTCTGAGGGTTCTCCGTATTGCCCATAAGGTCACGGTTCCAGTGCTGTCCCGGGTTGAGTATGCGGTTGGTACCGGTCTCCGCGAACACGGGGTCCAGGTAGAAGGTTACCTCAAAGTCGAGCTGCGACTGGCCGGGCCCCAGGATCTCGTCTATCTTGGTGGTAAGGTCGAACAGGGCCAGGTCCGTGCCGGACAGGCACTGCATGTAGTTGGACACCGGTGCGCTGGCGTCCGGCAGCGGGTACACGATCAGCTCCAGCTCAACGATCTCGAAGCAGCCGGTCGCGGCATTGGTCGCCCGTACGTAGATGGTCTGCGGGCTGGAGGTGTTGGCATAGCTGGTCGGGTCGGGCACCGCGGTGGCGGGATCGCCCCCAACGGCATCGCCGTAGCTCTCGAAGTAGCCAAGCTCCCAGGTCTCGCCATGCAGGATGGCCGCCGCCCTGAGGGTCAGGTCGAAGAGCTCCACCCCGTCGTCGGGGCCGGGGCCCACCACGATGTTCTCGTCGCAGAGCACCAGGGGCTCGGGCGTGGCGGGCTGCGGGTTGGGCAGCACGCGCAGCAGCAGGTGGGTGTAGGAGACGCAGCCGCTGTTGCCGTCCTCTACCCGTACGTAAACGCGCTGCGGGTTCTCGGTGTTCTCAAAGGCATGGTCCGGGTCGATGCGGTCCACGTTGGCCAGGGCGTCAGCCTCCGTAAGGAAGTAGCCCACCCCGAGCCCGGGGGCACCGCCGGTTATCTCGGCGTTCTTGACGGTAAGGTCGAAGACCGCGCGCATATCGTTGGGCTCGCCCAGGTCGTCGCAGATCTCCAGCGGCCCGGGCTCGTTGATGGGGATACCGTCCGAGACCACAAGGGCAAAGTGGCCCGTGGCAAAGCACAGGTCGCCCTCGGTGTAGGCCAGGCGCACGTAGATCTCCTGGGGGTTCGAGGTATTGGTATAGGCCCCCGGGTTCACGATCGGGTCGTCGCCGGTATCGGCACCGCCCTGGGTGGTATGGTAGGTAAGGCGCAGCACCGTGCGGTCCTGGCCACCGTATATCAGGTCCTCCTGTACGGTAAGGTCGAACACCGCAGTACCGTCACCGTCGGGGTCGCACGCCACAAGGTCGGGAAGGTCCACCGGGACCACCGGGCTCGGGGACACGATAAGCTCCAGGGGCACGATGCTGTAGCAGCCCGAGGTATTGGGCGCAAGGGCGAAGGTGGCCCGCGCATAGATCGTCTGGGAGAAGGCCACGATGTTCTGGAACGGGGAGGCAAGCGGCAGGGTGCCGTTCTGGGCATCCAAAAGGGTCTCGTGGTAGGTCACCACAACCGCGGGGTTGCCGTTGGATATCTGGGCGTCCCTCAGGGCAAGGTCGAACCGGGCAAAGCCGTCGTTGTCGTCATCGCACTTTACCAGCGGGTCGGGCTCGCCCGCCCGCGGTACGGGGAGCACCACAAGGGTCAGCGTGGTGGTGGCCGAGCAGCCGGCGGCACTGGAAACGGTCACCTGCAGGGTGTAGGGGCTGATCCCCTGGCCCGCACCGTCGACCGGGTTGGCATAGGCCGATGGGTCCGCGATGGGATTATCGTTCTGCTGGTCCGCTATGCTCTCGTAGTACCGCACGGTAAGGGCGGCGTTTCCGCCGGTGATGGTGTTGTTGTTGGCGGTCAGGTCGAATATCGAGATCCCATCGGTATCGCTGCCGCTCTCCAGGTCGTCGCAGAGGACCATGTCCGCGGGAGGGGTGATCGCGGGGAAGCCGCCCACCACCAGCCCAAAGCTGCTGATGCGGAAACAGCCGGTCACGTCGTTCTCAAGGCGCACCCAGATGGTCTGTCCGGAGCTGGTGAACGAGGTCGGATCGGTGATGGCATTGGTGGGCACCAGGGC includes:
- a CDS encoding T9SS type B sorting domain-containing protein; this translates as MGDATLVVTYHPTELDAQNNLNELIDPYINDDPFVDVVFARIEGLSGCNAIIRLYLYVRNSPTLTVPTPLRLCDDDTDGLQIFDLTVKEPEMLGGMDPAQYDLYYYETEADAVAAGDLALTAPDFSGAIGTPAAYQNTVPFHQTVYVLAVGNALNTSPHNGGEGCYDIVPLELFVDPLPVPIQPLPYELCDDLASGSDSDQISTFDLTTRNREITGGDLSLSVTWFETYADEAMDNPIPNPRAYQNREIPPAPLNPMTIVARVTNNFGCSATITLTLVVNPLPVPAVPTPLEVCDGDNNGFAEFDLTEKDIEITNGEQDVTIRYYTTRALAEIGSLLDQIFSPYTNDNPFFDTVWARVERTTTGCYAVVPLQLIVNPVPGAPAPGFGNLFACDAEDGSGAEFDLTENTEFVYGDQSPDFLISFYTSLDDAMVPTNAIGSPTAYTSTGQTIWVRLEDNGTGCFRISSFELVVSGLPALLPPADMELCDDLASGSDTDGVSVFNLNSNNSTITGGNLSLTVRYYETVADQQNDIPVPNPTTYSNPVDANGDGITPHTLQVSVFNTDGCASKTTLTLVVLPVPRAITPTPLVVCDDDNDGFAEFDLTLKDDEIANAEPGLAIQYYTTRILAELGDPLTQITGPYTNDTPFFDTVWARVEKTATGCHVIRELELWVSPVPDAPTEGFGDLLACDLDGGTSAEFDLTDNAPFIYGTQSPDFILTYHTALDDALVPTNAITDPTSFTSSGQTIWVRLENDVTGCFRISSFGLVVGGFPAITPPADMVLCDDLESGSDTDGISIFDLTANNNTITGGNAALTVRYYESIADQQNDNPIADPSAYANPVDGAGQGISPYTLQVTVSSAAGCSATTTLTLVVLPVPRAGEPDPLVKCDDDNDGFARFDLALRDAQISNGNPAVVVTYHETLLDAQNGTLPLASPFQNIVAFSQTIYARATFALAPNTSGCYSIVPLELIVSPSPVVPVDLPDLVACDPDGDGTAVFDLTVQEDLIYGGQDRTVLRLTYHTTQGGADTGDDPIVNPGAYTNTSNPQEIYVRLAYTEGDLCFATGHFALVVSDGIPINEPGPLEICDDLGEPNDMRAVFDLTVKNAEITGGAPGLGVGYFLTEADALANVDRIDPDHAFENTENPQRVYVRVEDGNSGCVSYTHLLLRVLPNPQPATPEPLVLCDENIVVGPGPDDGVELFDLTLRAAAILHGETWELGYFESYGDAVGGDPATAVPDPTSYANTSSPQTIYVRATNAATGCFEIVELELIVYPLPDASAPVSNYMQCLSGTDLALFDLTTKIDEILGPGQSQLDFEVTFYLDPVFAETGTNRILNPGQHWNRDLMGNTENPQTIYTGIRDRVTGCYIGGLQHFELIVQEGAEATEPAEPFAICDNLPPSDGFAEFDLEDFSIQKVVDLRNGILGGQDPLVYSLAYYETLEEAEAGTDPIVFPFVNTINPQVVYARVTNEENLYEPQCHAIVEVILKVHELPLIVLEEQYTLCVDANGNPIGPALVIDTGLDPELYSFEWMLDGVLLPGEDGPSTVAVVDGTYTVIVTALATGCDASASTEVVLSSPPFTYGASVTTLPFADSHSIEVWATGLGIYEYQLDDGPFQDGTIFENVAAGPHTITIRDKNGCGLVTITIGVLDYMPYFTPNGDGYHDTWNIIGMAQADPSAKIYIFDRYGKLLKQVSPLGPGWDGTYNGNPLPSSDYWFRVEYVLDGTPYQFKGHFALKR